A portion of the Candidatus Limnocylindrales bacterium genome contains these proteins:
- the murB gene encoding UDP-N-acetylmuramate dehydrogenase translates to MSTNAASEPGELAARVAAVAARLSGVVDVATDHSLGRYTSFQIGGPADLLVEPASVEALATILKATSEVGVPVTCLGGGTNILVSDAGIRGVVVRLGKPFAYIRELRAEVDSVSLEVGAATRFIRLAKDTVSRGLAGLEFAAGIPGSVGGAAQMNAGAFGGEISKTMTSMVYVTGCGEIVEKQREELQFSYRKLALEPGTVITSLRFRLLRSSVGRLQEAVARVQEKRRRNQPAGYPNAGSIFKNPPGEFAGRLIEKAGLKGTTKGGAQVSPEHANFIINLGSATASDVRELMGLVQEEVWLRCGVWLEPEVRLIGDFGRSDEEATSRS, encoded by the coding sequence GTGAGCACGAACGCCGCGTCGGAACCGGGCGAGCTCGCGGCCCGCGTCGCGGCTGTCGCCGCACGCCTGTCCGGCGTCGTCGATGTCGCCACTGACCATTCGCTCGGCCGCTACACGTCATTCCAGATCGGCGGCCCGGCCGATCTTCTGGTCGAGCCGGCTTCGGTCGAAGCCCTCGCCACGATCCTCAAGGCGACCAGCGAGGTCGGCGTGCCGGTCACGTGTCTCGGCGGCGGCACCAACATCCTCGTCTCGGACGCCGGGATCCGCGGCGTCGTCGTGCGGCTCGGCAAACCGTTCGCGTACATTCGTGAACTTCGGGCCGAGGTCGACAGCGTCAGCCTCGAGGTCGGCGCCGCGACCCGCTTCATCCGCCTGGCCAAGGACACGGTTTCGCGCGGCCTCGCCGGCCTCGAGTTCGCGGCCGGCATCCCCGGATCGGTGGGAGGCGCCGCGCAGATGAACGCCGGTGCCTTCGGCGGGGAAATCTCGAAGACGATGACCTCGATGGTGTACGTGACGGGCTGTGGGGAAATCGTCGAAAAACAGCGCGAAGAGCTGCAATTCTCCTATCGAAAGCTGGCGTTGGAACCGGGCACCGTGATAACTTCGCTGCGGTTCCGTTTGCTCCGCTCGTCGGTGGGTCGGTTGCAAGAGGCAGTGGCGCGGGTTCAGGAAAAGCGCAGACGGAATCAGCCTGCCGGCTATCCAAACGCCGGCTCGATTTTCAAGAACCCACCCGGCGAGTTTGCCGGTCGGCTGATCGAAAAGGCCGGTCTGAAGGGAACGACGAAGGGCGGTGCTCAGGTCTCACCAGAGCACGCGAACTTCATCATTAACCTTGGATCGGCGACCGCGTCCGATGTCCGCGAGTTGATGGGCTTGGTCCAGGAGGAAGTGTGGTTGAGGTGCGGGGTGTGGCTGGAACCAGAGGTGCGACTCATCGGCGACTTCGGGCGATCGGATGAAGAAGCGACCTCGCGTTCGTAA
- the mraY gene encoding phospho-N-acetylmuramoyl-pentapeptide-transferase: MIYHFLYPLASTYSFLNVLRYITVRGMLAAVIALLISLMLGPSFIRRMRSFGQPVSQYAPENHLAKKGTPTMGGLLIVSGLLIASLMMADLDNVYVLTTLGVTLGFAALGFMDDWQKVTKRTNGGISAREKLIWQFLISGAAIALLCMRPDFDTHLAVPFFKDVRPDLGWFYVPFGALVVVGCSNAVNLTDGLDGLAIGPVMTTSATLAILSYCAGNARIADYLIITHVPGAGELSVICAATSMAGLGFLWFNAHPAQMFMGDVGSLPLGAVIGMVAIASKNELVLLLAGGVFVVEALSVIIQLGSIKLRGKRVFLMAPIHHHFEKAGWPETQVVVRCWIISLLCAIMSLATLKLR; this comes from the coding sequence ATGATCTACCATTTCCTCTATCCGCTGGCGTCGACGTACAGCTTCCTCAACGTGCTGCGCTACATCACGGTGCGCGGCATGCTCGCAGCCGTCATCGCGCTGCTGATCTCGCTGATGCTCGGGCCGAGCTTCATCCGCCGCATGCGCTCGTTCGGCCAGCCCGTCAGCCAGTACGCTCCGGAGAACCATCTCGCCAAGAAGGGCACGCCCACGATGGGCGGGCTGCTGATCGTCTCAGGGCTTCTGATCGCGTCGCTGATGATGGCCGATCTCGACAACGTCTACGTGCTGACGACGCTCGGCGTGACGCTCGGCTTCGCGGCGCTCGGCTTCATGGACGACTGGCAGAAGGTCACCAAGCGCACCAACGGCGGAATCTCCGCACGCGAAAAGCTGATCTGGCAGTTCCTGATCTCGGGCGCGGCAATTGCGCTGCTGTGCATGCGCCCGGATTTCGACACGCACCTGGCGGTGCCGTTCTTCAAGGACGTTCGGCCCGACCTCGGCTGGTTCTACGTTCCGTTCGGCGCGCTCGTCGTGGTCGGATGCTCGAACGCCGTCAACCTGACCGACGGGCTCGATGGTCTTGCGATCGGTCCGGTCATGACGACTTCGGCAACGCTCGCCATCCTGTCGTACTGCGCCGGCAATGCGCGCATCGCGGACTATCTGATCATTACGCACGTACCGGGCGCCGGCGAGCTGTCGGTCATCTGTGCGGCGACGTCGATGGCCGGGCTCGGATTCCTGTGGTTCAACGCGCATCCGGCGCAGATGTTCATGGGCGACGTCGGCTCGCTTCCGCTCGGCGCGGTGATCGGCATGGTCGCGATCGCATCGAAGAACGAGCTGGTGCTGCTGCTCGCCGGCGGCGTGTTCGTCGTCGAGGCGCTGTCGGTCATCATCCAGCTCGGATCGATCAAGCTGCGCGGCAAACGCGTGTTCCTGATGGCGCCGATCCATCATCACTTCGAGAAGGCCGGCTGGCCGGAGACGCAGGTGGTCGTGCGCTGCTGGATCATCTCGCTCCTGTGCGCGATCATGAGCCTCGCAACGCTCAAGCTGCGCTGA
- the ftsW gene encoding putative lipid II flippase FtsW → MSWTGSDARSIEAALALPRVAVRMSDRPDPWVVGLVAILTVLGLIFVFDASTFVSNYHFGDGYRMILKHAVSASVGVVLLWICSRCPSDFLKRRAYWIFAVTVPLVAATLIPHVGIEVNGARRWIPFGLFNLQPSEFIKISYVILLAAWLDRVHDRVRNPLYSILPVMTVFGAIGVMLLGQPDFGTTALLGGIAVLMLLLGGVPWWQLFVPASAMGAAGFYLIWSSEYRWNRVMAFVDPEKDPLGAGYHLLQALTAFGSGGLTGQGLGASTSKSGYLPEPHTDFIFSVIGEETGLIGSASIVLLFGLLAWRGFRIAHRHSEPFAQLLAAGLTLIIVLQAMINIGVVLGLLPTKGIGLPFISYGGSSIMAFLAIGGLLLSLSRELRER, encoded by the coding sequence GTGAGCTGGACTGGTTCGGATGCGCGATCGATCGAGGCGGCGCTTGCGCTGCCGCGCGTGGCGGTACGGATGTCGGATCGGCCGGACCCGTGGGTCGTCGGGCTGGTCGCGATCCTGACGGTGCTCGGCCTGATCTTCGTGTTCGATGCGAGCACGTTCGTGTCGAACTACCACTTCGGCGACGGCTACCGGATGATCCTCAAGCACGCCGTGTCGGCGTCGGTCGGCGTCGTGCTGCTGTGGATCTGTTCGCGCTGCCCGTCGGATTTCCTCAAGCGTCGTGCGTACTGGATCTTCGCCGTGACGGTTCCGCTGGTCGCGGCCACGCTGATCCCGCACGTCGGCATCGAGGTCAACGGCGCGCGGCGCTGGATCCCGTTCGGGCTGTTCAACCTTCAGCCGTCCGAGTTCATCAAGATCTCGTACGTGATCCTGCTGGCCGCGTGGCTGGATCGCGTGCACGACCGCGTGCGCAATCCGCTCTATTCGATCCTGCCGGTGATGACGGTCTTCGGTGCGATCGGCGTGATGCTGCTCGGCCAGCCGGACTTCGGCACGACGGCGCTGCTCGGCGGCATCGCGGTGCTGATGCTGCTGCTCGGCGGCGTGCCGTGGTGGCAGCTGTTCGTGCCGGCATCGGCGATGGGTGCAGCGGGCTTCTACCTGATCTGGTCGTCCGAATACCGGTGGAATCGCGTGATGGCGTTCGTCGATCCGGAAAAGGATCCGCTCGGCGCGGGCTACCATCTGCTGCAGGCGCTGACGGCGTTCGGCTCCGGCGGGCTGACCGGCCAGGGCCTCGGCGCGTCGACGTCGAAGTCGGGCTATCTGCCGGAGCCGCACACCGACTTCATTTTCTCGGTAATCGGCGAGGAGACGGGGCTGATCGGGTCCGCGTCTATCGTGCTGCTTTTCGGGCTGCTCGCGTGGCGCGGCTTCCGCATCGCGCACCGGCACAGCGAGCCGTTCGCGCAGCTTCTCGCGGCCGGGCTGACCTTGATCATCGTGCTGCAGGCGATGATCAACATCGGCGTCGTGCTCGGTCTGCTTCCGACCAAGGGCATCGGCCTTCCGTTCATCAGCTACGGCGGCTCGTCGATCATGGCCTTCCTGGCGATCGGCGGCCTGCTTCTCTCGCTGTCTCGCGAGCTGCGAGAACGTTGA
- the murC gene encoding UDP-N-acetylmuramate--L-alanine ligase encodes MTLDERFDSGPAWSSLKIPADGAEGTTAPARHLGRIHLVGIGGIGMSGIAEVLLTLGYTISGSDLSDNDTTRHLRELGAEIWLGHDASHIGSDINVVVISSAVSDDNPEVRAAREHRVPVIPRAEMLAELMRVKCTVGVAGAHGKTTTTSLVAAVLSAGGLDPTLVIGGRLKSLGGTNARLGRSRYMVVEADESDGSFLLLRPTLAVVTNIDREHMNFYGDMEVLRTSYLAYINAVPFYGKAVLCLDCPEIRALLPKVRKPHLTYGTSPEADLRATGIQYHGLSSSFDVTFKGAPLGRVNVAMPGEHAVRNALAALVVGMDFGLDFQSCAAALAGFEGVMRRFEIKGEAAGVTVVDDYGHHPTEVCATLRAARLGYPDRRIVAVFQPHRFSRLADLFDLFAECFEDADAVVLTDVYAAGESPIEGYDGRRLAEAAGRIHPGEVVFEGAGADLALRVAARIRPGDLVLTLGAGDVTKLGPLILQELQALQQAQTAPAASRSGDAAAARPKEHQPGA; translated from the coding sequence ATGACTCTCGACGAGCGATTCGACAGCGGGCCGGCATGGTCTTCCTTAAAGATTCCGGCTGACGGCGCCGAAGGGACGACTGCGCCCGCGCGCCACCTTGGCCGGATTCATCTGGTCGGCATCGGCGGCATCGGCATGAGCGGCATTGCCGAGGTGCTGCTCACGCTCGGCTACACGATCAGCGGCTCGGACCTGTCCGACAACGATACGACGCGCCACCTGCGCGAGCTCGGCGCCGAGATCTGGCTCGGCCACGACGCGAGCCACATCGGCAGCGACATCAACGTCGTCGTCATCTCGTCGGCGGTCTCCGACGACAATCCCGAAGTCCGCGCCGCCCGCGAGCATCGCGTGCCGGTGATTCCGCGCGCCGAGATGCTGGCCGAGCTGATGCGCGTCAAATGCACCGTCGGCGTCGCCGGTGCACACGGCAAGACCACGACCACTTCGCTGGTCGCAGCCGTGCTGAGCGCCGGCGGGCTCGATCCCACGCTCGTGATCGGCGGCCGTCTCAAATCGCTCGGCGGCACCAACGCGCGTCTCGGCCGCTCGCGATACATGGTCGTCGAAGCCGACGAGAGCGACGGCAGCTTTCTTCTGCTGCGCCCAACGCTCGCGGTGGTCACCAACATCGACCGCGAGCACATGAACTTCTATGGCGACATGGAGGTGCTGCGCACGTCGTATCTCGCGTACATCAACGCCGTTCCTTTCTACGGAAAGGCGGTGCTGTGCCTCGACTGCCCGGAGATCCGCGCGCTGCTGCCGAAGGTTCGAAAGCCGCACCTGACGTACGGAACCTCTCCGGAAGCCGACCTTCGCGCGACCGGGATCCAGTATCACGGCCTGTCGAGCTCGTTCGACGTCACGTTCAAGGGCGCGCCGCTCGGTCGCGTCAACGTGGCGATGCCTGGCGAGCACGCGGTGCGAAACGCGCTCGCGGCGCTCGTCGTCGGCATGGATTTCGGCCTCGACTTCCAGAGCTGTGCGGCCGCGCTCGCAGGTTTCGAAGGCGTGATGCGCCGTTTCGAGATCAAGGGCGAGGCCGCCGGCGTTACCGTCGTCGACGATTACGGCCACCATCCGACCGAAGTCTGCGCAACGCTTCGCGCCGCGCGGCTGGGCTATCCGGACCGGCGCATCGTCGCGGTGTTCCAGCCGCATCGCTTCTCGCGCCTCGCCGACCTTTTCGATCTGTTCGCCGAATGCTTCGAAGACGCCGATGCCGTGGTGCTGACCGACGTCTACGCGGCCGGCGAAAGCCCGATCGAAGGCTACGACGGAAGACGGCTGGCCGAAGCCGCCGGCCGCATCCATCCGGGCGAAGTCGTGTTCGAAGGAGCCGGCGCCGATCTCGCGTTGCGCGTCGCAGCACGCATCCGGCCCGGGGATCTGGTGCTGACGCTGGGTGCCGGCGACGTGACAAAGCTCGGCCCGCTCATCCTTCAGGAATTGCAGGCACTGCAGCAGGCGCAGACTGCGCCGGCCGCGTCGCGGAGCGGCGATGCGGCCGCCGCGCGTCCCAAAGAACACCAGCCCGGAGCCTGA
- the murG gene encoding undecaprenyldiphospho-muramoylpentapeptide beta-N-acetylglucosaminyltransferase, translating into MKVAIAGGGTGGHLFPGLAVAELARDSGVADEVVFFGAERGIESWAVPKAGFELVAEKVHGIAGGSPLAALRSLGEMLAATRRARSAIRRRAIDVVIGLGGYASAPAVLAARSLGVPVVLLEQNRRPGISNRALGRLATRICTSFESTASSFPTGRSVLTGNPLRKGFEIRPPHAGRDLLLVFGGSAGARSLNRAMTTALAELAGEAAASGHPERGSLPPILHQVGKPFVDEVRAAYAKANVTAEVTAFIDDMPSVYARARLAVCRAGATSLAELIATGTPSVLVPLATSAGDHQLENARELEASGAAQVVIDDNNCAAALARALKQLLPDDSALRLMSDRAAAMGRPGAAQRVLDVVVSLAGTRHQR; encoded by the coding sequence ATGAAAGTTGCGATTGCTGGCGGTGGGACGGGGGGGCATTTGTTTCCCGGGTTGGCGGTGGCGGAGCTGGCGCGCGACAGCGGCGTTGCAGACGAAGTCGTGTTCTTTGGTGCGGAGCGCGGCATCGAGTCGTGGGCGGTGCCGAAGGCCGGCTTCGAGCTGGTCGCAGAGAAAGTCCACGGCATCGCCGGCGGCAGCCCGCTCGCGGCGCTCCGTTCGCTCGGCGAGATGCTCGCAGCAACCCGACGCGCGCGCAGCGCGATCCGCCGCCGCGCGATCGACGTCGTGATCGGCCTCGGCGGCTACGCATCGGCGCCGGCGGTTCTCGCCGCGCGCTCGCTCGGCGTCCCGGTCGTGCTGCTCGAGCAGAACCGGCGCCCCGGAATCTCCAATCGCGCGCTCGGCCGGCTCGCGACGCGCATCTGCACGAGCTTCGAAAGCACCGCTTCGTCGTTCCCCACCGGCCGCTCGGTGCTGACCGGCAATCCTCTGCGCAAGGGATTCGAGATCCGCCCGCCGCACGCCGGTCGCGATCTTCTTCTGGTGTTCGGCGGCAGCGCCGGCGCGCGAAGCCTCAATCGCGCGATGACGACGGCGCTCGCCGAGCTTGCCGGCGAAGCGGCGGCAAGCGGGCACCCCGAGCGCGGCAGCCTGCCGCCGATCCTTCATCAGGTCGGCAAGCCGTTCGTCGACGAAGTGCGCGCCGCATATGCGAAGGCGAACGTTACGGCCGAAGTCACGGCGTTCATCGACGACATGCCGTCGGTCTATGCGCGCGCGAGGCTCGCCGTCTGTCGCGCCGGTGCAACCAGCCTTGCCGAGCTGATCGCGACCGGCACGCCGTCGGTGCTCGTGCCACTTGCGACGTCGGCCGGCGATCATCAGCTCGAAAACGCGCGTGAGCTCGAGGCGAGCGGCGCTGCGCAAGTGGTGATCGACGACAATAATTGTGCGGCTGCACTCGCTCGCGCGCTGAAACAGTTGCTCCCTGACGACAGCGCGCTACGCTTGATGTCGGACCGCGCGGCTGCCATGGGGCGGCCCGGTGCAGCGCAGCGGGTGCTCGACGTCGTCGTCTCACTCGCCGGCACGCGGCACCAGCGCTGA
- the ftsZ gene encoding cell division protein FtsZ: protein MIELVDENLNNARIVVVGVGGGGGNAVTTMIRSDMAGVDFICANTDSQAIGTSLAPVKVQLGCSLTKGLGAGANPEVGRKAALEQEDILREELSGADMVFVTAGMGGGTGTGAAPVIARICKDLGALTVGVVTKPFGFEGRRRLRQAEEGIRELRAACDTLIVIPNQRLIEIASRSTTTREAFKKADEVLLHAVRGISQIITEPGTINVDFADVRTIMSEMGMAMMGHGAGYGDSRAIDAATNAISSPLLEDISIHGARGVLVNITASEDFGIQELNEAVELIQTQAHEDANIIVGLVHDTNLEDEVRITVIATGFGDRLIDRLQPGRDRGENIMTAMTAPERASERPSAQLPRRDSFRPVSGRAPMSSMMDAGIEEPYQTGEAEQDAPQRREPEMGPEETAARQEELEFAAISADDDARVPAYLRRWKQKGQRLMR from the coding sequence ATGATCGAGCTGGTCGACGAAAATCTGAACAACGCGCGTATCGTGGTGGTGGGTGTGGGCGGCGGCGGCGGTAACGCCGTTACGACGATGATCCGGTCGGACATGGCCGGCGTCGATTTCATCTGTGCCAACACCGACTCGCAGGCCATCGGCACCAGCCTCGCGCCCGTCAAGGTGCAGCTCGGCTGCTCGCTGACCAAGGGCCTCGGCGCCGGCGCCAATCCCGAAGTCGGCCGCAAGGCCGCGCTCGAGCAGGAAGACATCCTGCGCGAAGAGCTTTCCGGCGCCGACATGGTCTTCGTGACCGCCGGCATGGGCGGCGGCACCGGCACCGGCGCGGCGCCCGTCATTGCGCGCATCTGCAAGGACCTCGGCGCGCTCACCGTCGGCGTCGTGACCAAGCCGTTCGGCTTCGAAGGCCGCCGGCGTCTTCGCCAGGCCGAAGAAGGCATCCGCGAGCTTCGCGCCGCGTGCGACACGCTGATCGTGATCCCGAACCAGCGCCTGATCGAGATCGCGAGCCGCAGCACGACGACGCGCGAGGCGTTCAAGAAAGCCGACGAGGTTCTGCTGCACGCCGTTCGCGGCATCTCGCAGATCATCACCGAGCCCGGAACCATCAACGTCGACTTCGCCGACGTGCGCACGATCATGAGCGAGATGGGCATGGCGATGATGGGCCACGGCGCCGGCTACGGCGACAGCCGCGCGATCGACGCCGCGACCAACGCGATCTCGAGCCCGCTGCTCGAGGACATCTCGATCCACGGCGCGCGCGGCGTGCTCGTCAACATCACGGCGAGCGAGGACTTCGGCATCCAGGAGCTCAACGAAGCGGTCGAGCTCATCCAGACGCAGGCGCACGAAGACGCCAACATCATCGTCGGCCTCGTGCACGACACCAACCTCGAAGACGAAGTGCGCATCACCGTGATCGCAACCGGCTTCGGCGACCGCCTGATCGACCGGCTGCAGCCGGGCCGTGACCGCGGCGAGAACATCATGACCGCAATGACCGCGCCCGAGCGTGCGTCGGAGCGTCCGTCGGCGCAGCTTCCGCGCCGCGATTCGTTCCGGCCGGTCTCGGGCCGCGCACCGATGTCGTCGATGATGGATGCCGGCATCGAAGAGCCGTACCAGACCGGCGAAGCCGAGCAGGACGCGCCGCAGCGGCGCGAGCCGGAGATGGGCCCGGAAGAGACCGCGGCCCGTCAGGAAGAGCTCGAGTTCGCCGCGATCAGCGCCGACGACGATGCGCGCGTGCCGGCGTATCTCCGCCGCTGGAAACAGAAAGGGCAGCGACTGATGCGCTAA
- the ftsA gene encoding cell division protein FtsA, giving the protein MAKNLPIAALDVGTQKVTLLVGERTATGLSILGIGTSASRGMRAGRVSDVERTAAAIMAALTEAERMAGSQIHNVVVSVSGDHIKGENSHGVARIDNDEVSNRAAARAIAAARAIPLPQDHRPIHLLKRDFVVDGQVGIANPVGMSGVRLEAHLHVISAAESALRNLAKSCNRAGLTVSGTIASSLASAEAVLEPDERELGVAVVDIGAGTVDMALFQRGSVVHSGVFGVGGVDVTRDIAHVLETPLGEAESLKKRHGCAVADLVDEELMVEVSGIGGREPREVEARHLAEIIEPRLEEIFETIRDAIIRSGYGELLTSGVVLTGGTAMMAGIVTLASRVLQMPVRLGEPSGIEGLGDEIDDASFATAVGLALGLPEKGMSEPWRAGVASRLLPGWVRRRFKEMV; this is encoded by the coding sequence ATGGCTAAGAATCTTCCCATCGCGGCCCTCGACGTCGGCACGCAGAAGGTGACGCTGCTCGTCGGCGAACGCACGGCGACCGGCCTTTCGATCCTCGGCATCGGCACCAGCGCCTCGCGCGGAATGCGCGCCGGACGCGTGAGCGACGTCGAACGCACGGCGGCCGCGATCATGGCAGCGCTCACCGAAGCCGAGCGCATGGCCGGCAGCCAGATTCACAACGTCGTGGTTTCGGTCTCGGGCGACCACATCAAGGGCGAGAACAGCCACGGCGTCGCGCGCATCGACAACGACGAAGTTTCCAATCGTGCCGCGGCCCGAGCGATCGCTGCGGCTCGTGCGATTCCGCTGCCGCAGGACCACCGGCCCATTCACCTGCTCAAGCGCGACTTCGTCGTCGACGGGCAGGTCGGCATCGCCAATCCGGTCGGCATGAGCGGCGTGCGCCTCGAAGCGCACCTGCACGTGATCTCGGCTGCCGAATCGGCGCTGCGCAACCTCGCAAAGAGCTGCAATCGCGCGGGCCTTACGGTCAGCGGAACCATCGCGTCGTCGCTGGCGTCGGCCGAAGCCGTCCTCGAGCCGGATGAGCGCGAGCTCGGCGTGGCGGTCGTCGACATCGGCGCCGGCACGGTCGACATGGCGCTTTTCCAGCGCGGATCGGTCGTGCATTCGGGCGTGTTCGGGGTCGGCGGCGTCGACGTCACGCGCGACATCGCGCACGTGCTCGAAACGCCGCTCGGTGAAGCCGAAAGCCTCAAGAAACGCCACGGGTGTGCGGTGGCCGACCTCGTCGATGAAGAGCTGATGGTCGAGGTCAGCGGCATCGGCGGCCGCGAGCCGCGCGAAGTCGAAGCCAGGCATCTCGCCGAGATCATCGAGCCCAGGCTCGAGGAAATCTTCGAAACCATCCGCGACGCGATCATCCGCTCCGGATACGGCGAGCTTCTTACGTCGGGCGTCGTGCTGACCGGCGGCACGGCGATGATGGCCGGCATCGTCACACTGGCGAGCCGCGTGCTGCAGATGCCGGTGCGTCTTGGTGAGCCGAGCGGGATCGAAGGTCTGGGGGACGAGATCGACGACGCGTCGTTTGCGACCGCCGTCGGTCTCGCGCTCGGACTTCCCGAAAAGGGAATGAGCGAGCCGTGGCGTGCAGGCGTGGCTTCGCGGCTGCTGCCCGGATGGGTGCGGCGCCGCTTCAAGGAAATGGTGTGA
- the murD gene encoding UDP-N-acetylmuramoyl-L-alanine--D-glutamate ligase, translating into MAAARTLVVLGLARSGIAAARVAARGGWTVLVADDKPDAAADLPDGAQPIDVDAAADRIREADLVIPSPGVPASHRLLVAARAGGVRIAPEIEFAADRLTGTLVAVTGTNGKSTTVSLVGAILEAAGRRTFTGGNLGDPLCNAVGREPYDFIVAEVSSFQLEHATTFHPHVAAMLNLTPDHLDRHGSMDEYLAAKLRLFQCMTAGDHAVLPRSSDWTAKAVASTRASVSYFDTPPPGQREIGAGGYRIRLPQRGWPQLPHDLENAAAAVEIARVLGVDRVAVERAIAGFRPLRHRLAKVAEIGGVAWWNDSKATNVGAAASSLRAFDGRVILLAGGISKGCDFAALANEAPRITLVVAYGEAGPEIEATLAASMRVVRESALHAAVLRAAKEARPGDVVLLAPACSSFDEFRDYADRGQSFERWVHELESVGKG; encoded by the coding sequence GTGGCGGCCGCGCGAACGCTCGTCGTGCTCGGCCTTGCCCGCAGCGGGATCGCCGCGGCGCGAGTTGCCGCCCGCGGAGGCTGGACCGTTCTCGTCGCCGACGACAAGCCGGACGCGGCCGCCGATCTTCCCGACGGCGCGCAACCGATCGACGTGGACGCGGCCGCGGATCGCATCCGCGAAGCCGACCTCGTCATTCCAAGCCCCGGCGTGCCGGCATCGCATCGACTTCTCGTCGCGGCGCGGGCTGGCGGAGTTCGCATTGCTCCGGAGATCGAGTTTGCCGCCGACCGTCTCACTGGAACGCTGGTGGCGGTTACCGGAACCAACGGAAAGAGCACGACCGTAAGCCTGGTCGGTGCGATCCTCGAAGCGGCCGGCCGACGGACGTTCACCGGCGGTAACCTCGGCGACCCGCTGTGCAACGCGGTCGGCCGCGAGCCGTACGATTTCATCGTCGCCGAGGTTTCGAGCTTCCAGCTCGAGCATGCGACGACGTTCCACCCTCATGTCGCGGCGATGCTCAACCTGACGCCCGACCATCTGGACCGGCACGGCAGCATGGACGAATACCTCGCGGCCAAGCTGCGGCTGTTCCAGTGCATGACAGCGGGCGACCACGCGGTGCTGCCGCGCTCGAGCGACTGGACGGCGAAAGCGGTCGCTTCGACGCGCGCGTCGGTTTCGTATTTCGACACGCCGCCGCCAGGGCAGCGCGAGATCGGCGCCGGCGGCTATCGCATCCGGCTTCCGCAACGCGGTTGGCCGCAGCTGCCGCACGATCTCGAGAACGCAGCGGCAGCGGTCGAGATCGCGCGCGTGCTCGGCGTCGACCGGGTAGCCGTCGAGCGCGCGATCGCCGGGTTCCGTCCGCTTCGGCACCGGCTCGCGAAGGTGGCCGAGATCGGCGGCGTTGCGTGGTGGAACGACTCGAAGGCGACCAACGTCGGGGCCGCAGCGAGCAGCCTGCGGGCGTTCGACGGGCGCGTCATCCTGCTCGCGGGCGGGATTTCGAAAGGTTGTGACTTCGCCGCGTTGGCGAACGAGGCGCCGCGCATTACACTCGTCGTCGCGTACGGCGAGGCCGGGCCGGAGATCGAGGCGACCCTGGCCGCATCGATGCGCGTCGTGCGTGAGTCCGCTCTTCACGCCGCGGTGCTTCGCGCCGCAAAGGAAGCACGTCCGGGCGATGTGGTGCTGCTGGCGCCGGCGTGCTCGAGCTTCGATGAGTTTCGCGACTACGCCGATCGCGGCCAGTCATTCGAGCGCTGGGTGCACGAGCTCGAGTCCGTCGGGAAGGGGTGA
- a CDS encoding FtsQ-type POTRA domain-containing protein, giving the protein MKKRPRVRKARHQVASWIRPVAVFLATAVFVTTGAWAAWGRVVPYVKGHDYFRLRSIRIASDETRVSPQSLAEIAGLYDDASLWDVDPQSIESTLADASWVRRASVQRHFPWQVSLSVSKRHGIAAAVANGKAYLVDPEGVLFHEIDEASVPDLPYLTGWDSAASHAEQAERLRALLGVLDKASGRQVEVSELHMDDDGTVWLYATGVKASVRIGDASKALVALDRLVVALAELGPLADRARVIDTDYRDRIVIRGADDKLPAMLAAQSDKTSSGQETSDARSARRAARTGPVSSNNQPSAHGQVKAARHG; this is encoded by the coding sequence ATGAAGAAGCGACCTCGCGTTCGTAAAGCCAGGCATCAGGTTGCGTCATGGATCCGGCCGGTCGCGGTGTTTCTCGCGACCGCTGTGTTCGTGACGACCGGCGCGTGGGCCGCGTGGGGCCGCGTCGTCCCGTACGTGAAGGGGCACGACTACTTCCGTCTTCGCTCGATCCGCATCGCGTCCGACGAGACGCGCGTCTCGCCGCAGAGCCTTGCCGAGATCGCCGGACTCTACGACGACGCATCGCTGTGGGACGTCGATCCGCAATCGATTGAATCGACGCTTGCCGACGCGAGCTGGGTGCGGCGCGCGAGCGTGCAGCGCCACTTCCCGTGGCAGGTCAGTCTTTCGGTGTCCAAGCGGCATGGAATCGCCGCGGCCGTCGCGAACGGTAAAGCGTATCTCGTCGATCCGGAAGGCGTGCTGTTCCACGAGATCGACGAAGCTTCGGTTCCCGATCTTCCGTACCTGACCGGCTGGGATTCGGCCGCAAGCCACGCCGAACAGGCCGAACGGCTGCGCGCGCTTCTCGGCGTGCTCGATAAAGCTTCGGGCCGCCAGGTCGAGGTTTCCGAGCTGCACATGGACGACGACGGCACCGTCTGGCTCTACGCGACTGGCGTCAAGGCGTCGGTGCGCATCGGCGATGCATCGAAGGCCCTGGTCGCGCTCGACCGCCTCGTCGTGGCGCTCGCCGAGCTCGGCCCGCTCGCCGATCGTGCGCGCGTGATCGACACGGATTATCGAGACCGCATCGTGATCCGCGGCGCCGACGACAAGCTGCCGGCGATGCTCGCCGCGCAGTCCGACAAGACCTCTTCCGGCCAGGAAACTTCCGACGCGCGCAGTGCACGCCGTGCTGCGCGCACAGGCCCCGTTTCCAGTAACAACCAGCCTTCCGCACACGGGCAGGTCAAGGCGGCGCGGCATGGCTAA